The Echeneis naucrates chromosome 23, fEcheNa1.1, whole genome shotgun sequence genome has a segment encoding these proteins:
- the pfkfb3 gene encoding 6-phosphofructo-2-kinase/fructose-2,6-bisphosphatase 3 isoform X2: MPRELTQNRIQKIWVPTKDDKPAPRRAAGAPHFANPPTVIVMVGLPARGKTYISKKLTRYLNWIGMPTKVFNVGEYRREAVKNYSSYDFFKPDNECAVKIRQQCALAALRDVKSYLKDEGGQVAVFDATNTTRDRRDMILKFGNENGFKVFFIESVCDDPNVIASNIMEVKVSCPDYRNCNKTEAMLDFQRRIECYKTSYQPLDPDQHDKDLSFIKVIDVGRRFLVNRIQDHIQSKIVYYLMNIHVQPRTIYLCRHGESSDNLEGRLGGDSGLSPRGKQFSAALAHFVKEQQLNDLKVWTSQLCRSIQTAEHLGVPYEQWKALNEIDSGICEDMTYDEVKEKFPEEFALRDEDKFYYRYPAGESYQDLVQRVEPVIMELERQENVLVICHQAVMRCLLAYFLDKSADEMPYLKCPLHTVLKLTPVAYGCKVESIYLNVEAVNTHRDRPEEVKRGTGTLIRRNSVTPLTSPESNIKKPRIDDLDEPPIQDMPPSVASIALCSPSHLPLALAGQNLRMSRHDILQPCQ; the protein is encoded by the exons ATGCCCAGAGAGCTGACCCAGAACAGGATCCAAAAGATCTGGGTTCCCACCAAAGATGACAAGCCGGCGCCCCGGAGAG CAGCTGGCGCACCTCACTTTGCCAACCCTCCTACCGTCATTGTGATGGTGGGTCTGCCGGCTCGAGGGAAGACGTACATATCCAAGAAGCTGACCCGCTACCTCAACTGGATTGGCATGCCCACCAAAG tctTCAATGTGGGGGAATATCGCCGAGAGGCAGTCAAGAACTACAGCTCCTATGACTTCTTCAAACCTGATAATGAATGTGCTGTGAAAATCAGGCA GCAGTGTGCCTTAGCAGCCTTGAGGGATGTCAAATCCTATTTGAAAGATGAGGGAGGCCAAGTGGCG GTGTTTGATGCTACAAACACGACAAGAGATAGGCGGGATATGATCCTCAAGTTTGGCAATGAGAATGGCTTCAAG gTCTTTTTCATTGAGTCCGTGTGTGACGACCCCAATGTCATCGCTTCAAACATCATG GAAGTGAAAGTGTCATGTCCAGACTACCGTAACTGCAACAAGACAGAAGCAATGCTGGATTTCCAGAGGAGAATTGAGTGCTACAAAACCAGCTACCAACCTCTGGACCCTGATCAGCATGACAA GGATCTCTCCTTCATCAAGGTGATTGACGTAGGCCGGCGGTTCCTTGTTAACCGCATCCAGGATCACATCCAAAGCAAGATTGTCTATTACCTGATGAACATTCATGTCCAGCCACGAACCATCTACCTGTGTCGGCATGGGGAGAGCAGCGACAATCTGGAGGGACGGCTTGGCGGCGACTCTGGCCTCTCGCCACGGGGCAAACAG TTCTCAGCTGCCCTGGCTCACTTTGTGAAGGAGCAACAGCTGAATGATCTGAAAGTTTGGACCAGTCAGCTGTGTCGCAGTATCCAGACCGCTGAGCACCTTGGAGTCCCCTATGAACAGTGGAAGGCTCTTAATGAGATTGATTCT gGAATATGTGAGGATATGACGTATGATGAGGTGAAGGAGAAATTCCCAGAGGAGTTTGCGTTAAGAGATGAAGATAAATTCTACTACCGCTACCCTGCTGGAGAG TCGTACCAGGACCTGGTCCAGCGGGTGGAGCCGGTCATCATGGAGCTGGAGAGGCAAGAGAACGTGCTGGTTATTTGCCACCAGGCTGTGATGCGCTGCCTGCTGGCCTACTTCCTGGATAAGAGTGCAG ATGAGATGCCCTACCTCAAGTGTCCCCTCCACACGGTACTGAAGCTCACGCCGGTCGCCTATGGGTGCAAAGTGGAGTCCATATATTTGAATGTGGAGGCAGTGAACACCCACAGAGACAGGCCAGAG GAGGTGAAGAGGGGTACCGGCACCCTGATCAGGAGGAACAGTGTGACTCCCCTGACCAGCCCTGAGTCTAACATCAAGAAACCTCGCATTGATGACCTGGACGAGCCTCCAATCCAAGACATGCCTCCATCTGTTGCCTCCATTGCCCTCTGCAGTCCTTCACACCTGCCTCTTGCTCTGGCTGGACAG aaCCTGAGAATGAGCCGCCATGACATCCTGCAGCCCTGCCAATGA
- the pfkfb3 gene encoding 6-phosphofructo-2-kinase/fructose-2,6-bisphosphatase 3 isoform X5: MPRELTQNRIQKIWVPTKDDKPAPRRAAGAPHFANPPTVIVMVGLPARGKTYISKKLTRYLNWIGMPTKVFNVGEYRREAVKNYSSYDFFKPDNECAVKIRQQCALAALRDVKSYLKDEGGQVAVFDATNTTRDRRDMILKFGNENGFKVFFIESVCDDPNVIASNIMEVKVSCPDYRNCNKTEAMLDFQRRIECYKTSYQPLDPDQHDKDLSFIKVIDVGRRFLVNRIQDHIQSKIVYYLMNIHVQPRTIYLCRHGESSDNLEGRLGGDSGLSPRGKQFSAALAHFVKEQQLNDLKVWTSQLCRSIQTAEHLGVPYEQWKALNEIDSGICEDMTYDEVKEKFPEEFALRDEDKFYYRYPAGESYQDLVQRVEPVIMELERQENVLVICHQAVMRCLLAYFLDKSADEMPYLKCPLHTVLKLTPVAYGCKVESIYLNVEAVNTHRDRPEVKRGTGTLIRRNSVTPLTSPESNIKKPRIDDLDEPPIQDMPPSVASIALCSPSHLPLALAGQNLRMSRHDILQPCQ; this comes from the exons ATGCCCAGAGAGCTGACCCAGAACAGGATCCAAAAGATCTGGGTTCCCACCAAAGATGACAAGCCGGCGCCCCGGAGAG CAGCTGGCGCACCTCACTTTGCCAACCCTCCTACCGTCATTGTGATGGTGGGTCTGCCGGCTCGAGGGAAGACGTACATATCCAAGAAGCTGACCCGCTACCTCAACTGGATTGGCATGCCCACCAAAG tctTCAATGTGGGGGAATATCGCCGAGAGGCAGTCAAGAACTACAGCTCCTATGACTTCTTCAAACCTGATAATGAATGTGCTGTGAAAATCAGGCA GCAGTGTGCCTTAGCAGCCTTGAGGGATGTCAAATCCTATTTGAAAGATGAGGGAGGCCAAGTGGCG GTGTTTGATGCTACAAACACGACAAGAGATAGGCGGGATATGATCCTCAAGTTTGGCAATGAGAATGGCTTCAAG gTCTTTTTCATTGAGTCCGTGTGTGACGACCCCAATGTCATCGCTTCAAACATCATG GAAGTGAAAGTGTCATGTCCAGACTACCGTAACTGCAACAAGACAGAAGCAATGCTGGATTTCCAGAGGAGAATTGAGTGCTACAAAACCAGCTACCAACCTCTGGACCCTGATCAGCATGACAA GGATCTCTCCTTCATCAAGGTGATTGACGTAGGCCGGCGGTTCCTTGTTAACCGCATCCAGGATCACATCCAAAGCAAGATTGTCTATTACCTGATGAACATTCATGTCCAGCCACGAACCATCTACCTGTGTCGGCATGGGGAGAGCAGCGACAATCTGGAGGGACGGCTTGGCGGCGACTCTGGCCTCTCGCCACGGGGCAAACAG TTCTCAGCTGCCCTGGCTCACTTTGTGAAGGAGCAACAGCTGAATGATCTGAAAGTTTGGACCAGTCAGCTGTGTCGCAGTATCCAGACCGCTGAGCACCTTGGAGTCCCCTATGAACAGTGGAAGGCTCTTAATGAGATTGATTCT gGAATATGTGAGGATATGACGTATGATGAGGTGAAGGAGAAATTCCCAGAGGAGTTTGCGTTAAGAGATGAAGATAAATTCTACTACCGCTACCCTGCTGGAGAG TCGTACCAGGACCTGGTCCAGCGGGTGGAGCCGGTCATCATGGAGCTGGAGAGGCAAGAGAACGTGCTGGTTATTTGCCACCAGGCTGTGATGCGCTGCCTGCTGGCCTACTTCCTGGATAAGAGTGCAG ATGAGATGCCCTACCTCAAGTGTCCCCTCCACACGGTACTGAAGCTCACGCCGGTCGCCTATGGGTGCAAAGTGGAGTCCATATATTTGAATGTGGAGGCAGTGAACACCCACAGAGACAGGCCAGAG GTGAAGAGGGGTACCGGCACCCTGATCAGGAGGAACAGTGTGACTCCCCTGACCAGCCCTGAGTCTAACATCAAGAAACCTCGCATTGATGACCTGGACGAGCCTCCAATCCAAGACATGCCTCCATCTGTTGCCTCCATTGCCCTCTGCAGTCCTTCACACCTGCCTCTTGCTCTGGCTGGACAG aaCCTGAGAATGAGCCGCCATGACATCCTGCAGCCCTGCCAATGA
- the pfkfb3 gene encoding 6-phosphofructo-2-kinase/fructose-2,6-bisphosphatase 3 isoform X4 yields MPRELTQNRIQKIWVPTKDDKPAPRRAGAPHFANPPTVIVMVGLPARGKTYISKKLTRYLNWIGMPTKVFNVGEYRREAVKNYSSYDFFKPDNECAVKIRQQCALAALRDVKSYLKDEGGQVAVFDATNTTRDRRDMILKFGNENGFKVFFIESVCDDPNVIASNIMEVKVSCPDYRNCNKTEAMLDFQRRIECYKTSYQPLDPDQHDKDLSFIKVIDVGRRFLVNRIQDHIQSKIVYYLMNIHVQPRTIYLCRHGESSDNLEGRLGGDSGLSPRGKQFSAALAHFVKEQQLNDLKVWTSQLCRSIQTAEHLGVPYEQWKALNEIDSGICEDMTYDEVKEKFPEEFALRDEDKFYYRYPAGESYQDLVQRVEPVIMELERQENVLVICHQAVMRCLLAYFLDKSADEMPYLKCPLHTVLKLTPVAYGCKVESIYLNVEAVNTHRDRPEEVKRGTGTLIRRNSVTPLTSPESNIKKPRIDDLDEPPIQDMPPSVASIALCSPSHLPLALAGQNLRMSRHDILQPCQ; encoded by the exons ATGCCCAGAGAGCTGACCCAGAACAGGATCCAAAAGATCTGGGTTCCCACCAAAGATGACAAGCCGGCGCCCCGGAGAG CTGGCGCACCTCACTTTGCCAACCCTCCTACCGTCATTGTGATGGTGGGTCTGCCGGCTCGAGGGAAGACGTACATATCCAAGAAGCTGACCCGCTACCTCAACTGGATTGGCATGCCCACCAAAG tctTCAATGTGGGGGAATATCGCCGAGAGGCAGTCAAGAACTACAGCTCCTATGACTTCTTCAAACCTGATAATGAATGTGCTGTGAAAATCAGGCA GCAGTGTGCCTTAGCAGCCTTGAGGGATGTCAAATCCTATTTGAAAGATGAGGGAGGCCAAGTGGCG GTGTTTGATGCTACAAACACGACAAGAGATAGGCGGGATATGATCCTCAAGTTTGGCAATGAGAATGGCTTCAAG gTCTTTTTCATTGAGTCCGTGTGTGACGACCCCAATGTCATCGCTTCAAACATCATG GAAGTGAAAGTGTCATGTCCAGACTACCGTAACTGCAACAAGACAGAAGCAATGCTGGATTTCCAGAGGAGAATTGAGTGCTACAAAACCAGCTACCAACCTCTGGACCCTGATCAGCATGACAA GGATCTCTCCTTCATCAAGGTGATTGACGTAGGCCGGCGGTTCCTTGTTAACCGCATCCAGGATCACATCCAAAGCAAGATTGTCTATTACCTGATGAACATTCATGTCCAGCCACGAACCATCTACCTGTGTCGGCATGGGGAGAGCAGCGACAATCTGGAGGGACGGCTTGGCGGCGACTCTGGCCTCTCGCCACGGGGCAAACAG TTCTCAGCTGCCCTGGCTCACTTTGTGAAGGAGCAACAGCTGAATGATCTGAAAGTTTGGACCAGTCAGCTGTGTCGCAGTATCCAGACCGCTGAGCACCTTGGAGTCCCCTATGAACAGTGGAAGGCTCTTAATGAGATTGATTCT gGAATATGTGAGGATATGACGTATGATGAGGTGAAGGAGAAATTCCCAGAGGAGTTTGCGTTAAGAGATGAAGATAAATTCTACTACCGCTACCCTGCTGGAGAG TCGTACCAGGACCTGGTCCAGCGGGTGGAGCCGGTCATCATGGAGCTGGAGAGGCAAGAGAACGTGCTGGTTATTTGCCACCAGGCTGTGATGCGCTGCCTGCTGGCCTACTTCCTGGATAAGAGTGCAG ATGAGATGCCCTACCTCAAGTGTCCCCTCCACACGGTACTGAAGCTCACGCCGGTCGCCTATGGGTGCAAAGTGGAGTCCATATATTTGAATGTGGAGGCAGTGAACACCCACAGAGACAGGCCAGAG GAGGTGAAGAGGGGTACCGGCACCCTGATCAGGAGGAACAGTGTGACTCCCCTGACCAGCCCTGAGTCTAACATCAAGAAACCTCGCATTGATGACCTGGACGAGCCTCCAATCCAAGACATGCCTCCATCTGTTGCCTCCATTGCCCTCTGCAGTCCTTCACACCTGCCTCTTGCTCTGGCTGGACAG aaCCTGAGAATGAGCCGCCATGACATCCTGCAGCCCTGCCAATGA
- the pfkfb3 gene encoding 6-phosphofructo-2-kinase/fructose-2,6-bisphosphatase 3 isoform X3: MPRELTQNRIQKIWVPTKDDKPAPRRAAGAPHFANPPTVIVMVGLPARGKTYISKKLTRYLNWIGMPTKVFNVGEYRREAVKNYSSYDFFKPDNECAVKIRQQCALAALRDVKSYLKDEGGQVAVFDATNTTRDRRDMILKFGNENGFKVFFIESVCDDPNVIASNIMEVKVSCPDYRNCNKTEAMLDFQRRIECYKTSYQPLDPDQHDKDLSFIKVIDVGRRFLVNRIQDHIQSKIVYYLMNIHVQPRTIYLCRHGESSDNLEGRLGGDSGLSPRGKQFSAALAHFVKEQQLNDLKVWTSQLCRSIQTAEHLGVPYEQWKALNEIDSGICEDMTYDEVKEKFPEEFALRDEDKFYYRYPAGESYQDLVQRVEPVIMELERQENVLVICHQAVMRCLLAYFLDKSADEMPYLKCPLHTVLKLTPVAYGCKVESIYLNVEAVNTHRDRPEEVKRGTGTLIRRNSVTPLTSPESNIKKPRIDDLDEPPIQDMPPSVASIALCSPSHLPLALAGQHWLGKVCLT; encoded by the exons ATGCCCAGAGAGCTGACCCAGAACAGGATCCAAAAGATCTGGGTTCCCACCAAAGATGACAAGCCGGCGCCCCGGAGAG CAGCTGGCGCACCTCACTTTGCCAACCCTCCTACCGTCATTGTGATGGTGGGTCTGCCGGCTCGAGGGAAGACGTACATATCCAAGAAGCTGACCCGCTACCTCAACTGGATTGGCATGCCCACCAAAG tctTCAATGTGGGGGAATATCGCCGAGAGGCAGTCAAGAACTACAGCTCCTATGACTTCTTCAAACCTGATAATGAATGTGCTGTGAAAATCAGGCA GCAGTGTGCCTTAGCAGCCTTGAGGGATGTCAAATCCTATTTGAAAGATGAGGGAGGCCAAGTGGCG GTGTTTGATGCTACAAACACGACAAGAGATAGGCGGGATATGATCCTCAAGTTTGGCAATGAGAATGGCTTCAAG gTCTTTTTCATTGAGTCCGTGTGTGACGACCCCAATGTCATCGCTTCAAACATCATG GAAGTGAAAGTGTCATGTCCAGACTACCGTAACTGCAACAAGACAGAAGCAATGCTGGATTTCCAGAGGAGAATTGAGTGCTACAAAACCAGCTACCAACCTCTGGACCCTGATCAGCATGACAA GGATCTCTCCTTCATCAAGGTGATTGACGTAGGCCGGCGGTTCCTTGTTAACCGCATCCAGGATCACATCCAAAGCAAGATTGTCTATTACCTGATGAACATTCATGTCCAGCCACGAACCATCTACCTGTGTCGGCATGGGGAGAGCAGCGACAATCTGGAGGGACGGCTTGGCGGCGACTCTGGCCTCTCGCCACGGGGCAAACAG TTCTCAGCTGCCCTGGCTCACTTTGTGAAGGAGCAACAGCTGAATGATCTGAAAGTTTGGACCAGTCAGCTGTGTCGCAGTATCCAGACCGCTGAGCACCTTGGAGTCCCCTATGAACAGTGGAAGGCTCTTAATGAGATTGATTCT gGAATATGTGAGGATATGACGTATGATGAGGTGAAGGAGAAATTCCCAGAGGAGTTTGCGTTAAGAGATGAAGATAAATTCTACTACCGCTACCCTGCTGGAGAG TCGTACCAGGACCTGGTCCAGCGGGTGGAGCCGGTCATCATGGAGCTGGAGAGGCAAGAGAACGTGCTGGTTATTTGCCACCAGGCTGTGATGCGCTGCCTGCTGGCCTACTTCCTGGATAAGAGTGCAG ATGAGATGCCCTACCTCAAGTGTCCCCTCCACACGGTACTGAAGCTCACGCCGGTCGCCTATGGGTGCAAAGTGGAGTCCATATATTTGAATGTGGAGGCAGTGAACACCCACAGAGACAGGCCAGAG GAGGTGAAGAGGGGTACCGGCACCCTGATCAGGAGGAACAGTGTGACTCCCCTGACCAGCCCTGAGTCTAACATCAAGAAACCTCGCATTGATGACCTGGACGAGCCTCCAATCCAAGACATGCCTCCATCTGTTGCCTCCATTGCCCTCTGCAGTCCTTCACACCTGCCTCTTGCTCTGGCTGGACAG CACTGGCTGGGCAAAGTTTGCCT aaCCTGA
- the pfkfb3 gene encoding 6-phosphofructo-2-kinase/fructose-2,6-bisphosphatase 3 isoform X1, which produces MPRELTQNRIQKIWVPTKDDKPAPRRAAGAPHFANPPTVIVMVGLPARGKTYISKKLTRYLNWIGMPTKVFNVGEYRREAVKNYSSYDFFKPDNECAVKIRQQCALAALRDVKSYLKDEGGQVAVFDATNTTRDRRDMILKFGNENGFKVFFIESVCDDPNVIASNIMEVKVSCPDYRNCNKTEAMLDFQRRIECYKTSYQPLDPDQHDKDLSFIKVIDVGRRFLVNRIQDHIQSKIVYYLMNIHVQPRTIYLCRHGESSDNLEGRLGGDSGLSPRGKQFSAALAHFVKEQQLNDLKVWTSQLCRSIQTAEHLGVPYEQWKALNEIDSGICEDMTYDEVKEKFPEEFALRDEDKFYYRYPAGESYQDLVQRVEPVIMELERQENVLVICHQAVMRCLLAYFLDKSADEMPYLKCPLHTVLKLTPVAYGCKVESIYLNVEAVNTHRDRPEEVKRGTGTLIRRNSVTPLTSPESNIKKPRIDDLDEPPIQDMPPSVASIALCSPSHLPLALAGQHWLGKVCLRTTLHYLKVVSLLVFPR; this is translated from the exons ATGCCCAGAGAGCTGACCCAGAACAGGATCCAAAAGATCTGGGTTCCCACCAAAGATGACAAGCCGGCGCCCCGGAGAG CAGCTGGCGCACCTCACTTTGCCAACCCTCCTACCGTCATTGTGATGGTGGGTCTGCCGGCTCGAGGGAAGACGTACATATCCAAGAAGCTGACCCGCTACCTCAACTGGATTGGCATGCCCACCAAAG tctTCAATGTGGGGGAATATCGCCGAGAGGCAGTCAAGAACTACAGCTCCTATGACTTCTTCAAACCTGATAATGAATGTGCTGTGAAAATCAGGCA GCAGTGTGCCTTAGCAGCCTTGAGGGATGTCAAATCCTATTTGAAAGATGAGGGAGGCCAAGTGGCG GTGTTTGATGCTACAAACACGACAAGAGATAGGCGGGATATGATCCTCAAGTTTGGCAATGAGAATGGCTTCAAG gTCTTTTTCATTGAGTCCGTGTGTGACGACCCCAATGTCATCGCTTCAAACATCATG GAAGTGAAAGTGTCATGTCCAGACTACCGTAACTGCAACAAGACAGAAGCAATGCTGGATTTCCAGAGGAGAATTGAGTGCTACAAAACCAGCTACCAACCTCTGGACCCTGATCAGCATGACAA GGATCTCTCCTTCATCAAGGTGATTGACGTAGGCCGGCGGTTCCTTGTTAACCGCATCCAGGATCACATCCAAAGCAAGATTGTCTATTACCTGATGAACATTCATGTCCAGCCACGAACCATCTACCTGTGTCGGCATGGGGAGAGCAGCGACAATCTGGAGGGACGGCTTGGCGGCGACTCTGGCCTCTCGCCACGGGGCAAACAG TTCTCAGCTGCCCTGGCTCACTTTGTGAAGGAGCAACAGCTGAATGATCTGAAAGTTTGGACCAGTCAGCTGTGTCGCAGTATCCAGACCGCTGAGCACCTTGGAGTCCCCTATGAACAGTGGAAGGCTCTTAATGAGATTGATTCT gGAATATGTGAGGATATGACGTATGATGAGGTGAAGGAGAAATTCCCAGAGGAGTTTGCGTTAAGAGATGAAGATAAATTCTACTACCGCTACCCTGCTGGAGAG TCGTACCAGGACCTGGTCCAGCGGGTGGAGCCGGTCATCATGGAGCTGGAGAGGCAAGAGAACGTGCTGGTTATTTGCCACCAGGCTGTGATGCGCTGCCTGCTGGCCTACTTCCTGGATAAGAGTGCAG ATGAGATGCCCTACCTCAAGTGTCCCCTCCACACGGTACTGAAGCTCACGCCGGTCGCCTATGGGTGCAAAGTGGAGTCCATATATTTGAATGTGGAGGCAGTGAACACCCACAGAGACAGGCCAGAG GAGGTGAAGAGGGGTACCGGCACCCTGATCAGGAGGAACAGTGTGACTCCCCTGACCAGCCCTGAGTCTAACATCAAGAAACCTCGCATTGATGACCTGGACGAGCCTCCAATCCAAGACATGCCTCCATCTGTTGCCTCCATTGCCCTCTGCAGTCCTTCACACCTGCCTCTTGCTCTGGCTGGACAG CACTGGCTGGGCAAAGTTTGCCT ACGAACCACCCTCCATTATCTGAAAGTGGTTTCACTCTTAGTCTTCCCAAGGTAA
- the pfkfb3 gene encoding 6-phosphofructo-2-kinase/fructose-2,6-bisphosphatase 3 isoform X6 yields MIAAGAPHFANPPTVIVMVGLPARGKTYISKKLTRYLNWIGMPTKVFNVGEYRREAVKNYSSYDFFKPDNECAVKIRQQCALAALRDVKSYLKDEGGQVAVFDATNTTRDRRDMILKFGNENGFKVFFIESVCDDPNVIASNIMEVKVSCPDYRNCNKTEAMLDFQRRIECYKTSYQPLDPDQHDKDLSFIKVIDVGRRFLVNRIQDHIQSKIVYYLMNIHVQPRTIYLCRHGESSDNLEGRLGGDSGLSPRGKQFSAALAHFVKEQQLNDLKVWTSQLCRSIQTAEHLGVPYEQWKALNEIDSGICEDMTYDEVKEKFPEEFALRDEDKFYYRYPAGESYQDLVQRVEPVIMELERQENVLVICHQAVMRCLLAYFLDKSADEMPYLKCPLHTVLKLTPVAYGCKVESIYLNVEAVNTHRDRPEEVKRGTGTLIRRNSVTPLTSPESNIKKPRIDDLDEPPIQDMPPSVASIALCSPSHLPLALAGQNLRMSRHDILQPCQ; encoded by the exons ATGATAG CAGCTGGCGCACCTCACTTTGCCAACCCTCCTACCGTCATTGTGATGGTGGGTCTGCCGGCTCGAGGGAAGACGTACATATCCAAGAAGCTGACCCGCTACCTCAACTGGATTGGCATGCCCACCAAAG tctTCAATGTGGGGGAATATCGCCGAGAGGCAGTCAAGAACTACAGCTCCTATGACTTCTTCAAACCTGATAATGAATGTGCTGTGAAAATCAGGCA GCAGTGTGCCTTAGCAGCCTTGAGGGATGTCAAATCCTATTTGAAAGATGAGGGAGGCCAAGTGGCG GTGTTTGATGCTACAAACACGACAAGAGATAGGCGGGATATGATCCTCAAGTTTGGCAATGAGAATGGCTTCAAG gTCTTTTTCATTGAGTCCGTGTGTGACGACCCCAATGTCATCGCTTCAAACATCATG GAAGTGAAAGTGTCATGTCCAGACTACCGTAACTGCAACAAGACAGAAGCAATGCTGGATTTCCAGAGGAGAATTGAGTGCTACAAAACCAGCTACCAACCTCTGGACCCTGATCAGCATGACAA GGATCTCTCCTTCATCAAGGTGATTGACGTAGGCCGGCGGTTCCTTGTTAACCGCATCCAGGATCACATCCAAAGCAAGATTGTCTATTACCTGATGAACATTCATGTCCAGCCACGAACCATCTACCTGTGTCGGCATGGGGAGAGCAGCGACAATCTGGAGGGACGGCTTGGCGGCGACTCTGGCCTCTCGCCACGGGGCAAACAG TTCTCAGCTGCCCTGGCTCACTTTGTGAAGGAGCAACAGCTGAATGATCTGAAAGTTTGGACCAGTCAGCTGTGTCGCAGTATCCAGACCGCTGAGCACCTTGGAGTCCCCTATGAACAGTGGAAGGCTCTTAATGAGATTGATTCT gGAATATGTGAGGATATGACGTATGATGAGGTGAAGGAGAAATTCCCAGAGGAGTTTGCGTTAAGAGATGAAGATAAATTCTACTACCGCTACCCTGCTGGAGAG TCGTACCAGGACCTGGTCCAGCGGGTGGAGCCGGTCATCATGGAGCTGGAGAGGCAAGAGAACGTGCTGGTTATTTGCCACCAGGCTGTGATGCGCTGCCTGCTGGCCTACTTCCTGGATAAGAGTGCAG ATGAGATGCCCTACCTCAAGTGTCCCCTCCACACGGTACTGAAGCTCACGCCGGTCGCCTATGGGTGCAAAGTGGAGTCCATATATTTGAATGTGGAGGCAGTGAACACCCACAGAGACAGGCCAGAG GAGGTGAAGAGGGGTACCGGCACCCTGATCAGGAGGAACAGTGTGACTCCCCTGACCAGCCCTGAGTCTAACATCAAGAAACCTCGCATTGATGACCTGGACGAGCCTCCAATCCAAGACATGCCTCCATCTGTTGCCTCCATTGCCCTCTGCAGTCCTTCACACCTGCCTCTTGCTCTGGCTGGACAG aaCCTGAGAATGAGCCGCCATGACATCCTGCAGCCCTGCCAATGA